One stretch of uncultured Methanobrevibacter sp. DNA includes these proteins:
- a CDS encoding DUF2115 domain-containing protein — protein sequence MESEDILIELKELSANDEITKEELMTILKKYASIISVYDLMMATAYMRKDGEYIQAQYREKYLEIYIKYFIMRMKEVLENESYNKDITIDKERYDNSFYLLERTFENERISNSKDDKFPLIYVITSVYTTFILEEPIHPVGSEFPGNLKVENRNGQFLCPVKDNQKDNVNAICHLCLAEQTPDI from the coding sequence ATGGAAAGTGAAGACATTTTAATCGAACTTAAAGAATTGTCCGCAAATGATGAAATTACCAAAGAGGAACTGATGACAATTCTAAAAAAATATGCCAGCATCATATCAGTATACGATTTAATGATGGCTACAGCTTACATGAGAAAAGACGGAGAGTATATTCAAGCACAATACCGTGAAAAATACTTAGAAATCTATATAAAATATTTTATTATGCGTATGAAAGAAGTTCTTGAAAATGAAAGTTATAACAAGGACATCACAATTGATAAAGAAAGATATGACAACTCATTCTACCTGCTTGAGAGAACCTTTGAAAATGAAAGGATATCAAACTCAAAAGATGATAAATTTCCACTGATTTATGTTATTACATCAGTGTATACAACATTCATTTTAGAAGAGCCAATTCACCCGGTAGGTAGTGAATTTCCGGGAAATTTAAAAGTAGAAAATAGAAATGGGCAATTTTTATGTCCTGTAAAAGATAATCAGAAAGATAATGTAAATGCAATTTGCCATTTATGTCTTGCAGAGCAGACACCAGATATTTAG
- a CDS encoding TIGR00730 family Rossman fold protein, giving the protein MNICLYGSGSRRIDEIYTDKAYELGCAIAKKGHTLVFGGGDTGMMGACAHGVHDNNGRSLGIAPQWIGDFEPLCENCSDFIYVDSMDERKKEFEKHSDAFIISPGGIGTLDEFFEIITLKKLKQHNKEIIVFNIDGFFDKMFEMIDEMDKKGFLYKQEEIFKIANSIDEIFQCLK; this is encoded by the coding sequence ATGAACATTTGTCTTTACGGATCAGGAAGTCGAAGAATCGATGAAATTTATACAGATAAAGCATATGAATTAGGCTGTGCTATTGCTAAAAAAGGCCATACACTTGTTTTCGGAGGAGGCGATACCGGAATGATGGGAGCATGTGCCCATGGAGTCCATGACAATAACGGAAGGTCCCTAGGTATCGCACCACAATGGATTGGAGATTTTGAACCCTTGTGCGAGAATTGCAGTGACTTTATTTATGTCGATTCAATGGATGAGAGAAAAAAGGAATTTGAAAAACATTCTGATGCATTCATAATATCCCCAGGAGGAATAGGGACATTAGATGAATTTTTTGAAATAATTACTCTTAAAAAATTAAAACAGCACAATAAGGAAATTATAGTTTTCAATATTGATGGCTTTTTTGATAAAATGTTTGAAATGATTGATGAAATGGATAAAAAAGGATTTTTATATAAACAAGAGGAAATATTTAAAATAGCTAACAGTATTGATGAAATATTTCAATGCCTAAAGTAA
- a CDS encoding HEAT repeat domain-containing protein, with product MERSIDELIELLNDKDEFVVEDAVGELELRADEAVGPLIDALSSRKKQIRLNAATLLGAINDPKAIPALIDTLKDNNKLVRREASTALSRMGQPAVDPLIETLDDEDWRVRGAAAWALGNIGDEKAIPALEKLLDDESGFVRQGAQSALNSIKK from the coding sequence ATGGAAAGAAGTATCGATGAATTAATTGAATTGTTAAATGACAAAGATGAATTTGTTGTTGAAGATGCTGTTGGAGAATTAGAATTAAGAGCAGATGAAGCAGTAGGCCCTTTAATAGATGCTTTATCCAGTAGGAAAAAACAAATCAGATTAAATGCTGCTACTTTATTAGGTGCTATTAATGATCCAAAAGCTATTCCTGCTTTAATTGATACATTAAAAGACAATAACAAATTGGTTAGAAGGGAAGCTTCTACAGCACTGTCACGTATGGGCCAACCTGCTGTTGATCCTTTAATTGAAACTTTAGATGATGAAGATTGGAGAGTAAGAGGAGCTGCTGCATGGGCACTTGGTAACATAGGTGATGAAAAAGCCATTCCTGCTCTTGAAAAATTACTTGATGATGAAAGTGGCTTTGTAAGACAAGGTGCACAAAGTGCATTAAACTCAATTAAGAAATAG